In Diachasmimorpha longicaudata isolate KC_UGA_2023 chromosome 4, iyDiaLong2, whole genome shotgun sequence, a single genomic region encodes these proteins:
- the LOC135161296 gene encoding dynein axonemal intermediate chain 3-like: protein MPTNSPDWPSSWSPPSKNIANLVAIELPHAKQLELNCASNESVFLEYPWAYVPREVLLKISQEADSTLESHRAQIEAYKPQMLLLGYASSELCSTQYVLCLTEEVRDEMVNRNRQITRTIHDRVSKMMRKAPLKCPGIFEDNLDHDDTFFRSTRSLFEIEISRKSLASKDSPNLSDRPSESTRDGYLDILLPSTSRFSNVRMKLVTKSLQTNLPPATTGVQTYLGYPKTKWTQYDDASSPGESKKPEVEKSREESSLTGHSEVITSTEEKTTHQMPSVNETLEKQAESLNLFFEASLPDITDCIRYNSEINMHSDDIESLANCDGGPEASRVIDYNLHESCSLVDFRATRARVISDVAWHPSRPDYVAICYAKADSCGDDFSCIFTDQMDIAAVLWSLTDPLKPKMFLGDCKDVNVMSFCPSKDSVLVGGSTSGQIVMWELGNIDSITERSTRGCHRVDSCASSDPGDSHLLPIRAIHWLPTCCRLEPNGKMNKIPDNMSMQFMTTSEDGTIAFWDLLWQPNMATTAKNLLNIVAAKMSLTEGLERLDNIFRPHYRLHIVPAKETSSLTVLDLSPASPESYDSIQADTIDPDANEASRRLWVSTPQGELLLCTWRGQEFEDICHENVDITDRSVLIHDGPLVKIVRSHHISDVLLTIGGSVFAIWKDDYLRRPLIWRKGNCLYTSCCWCDKPGVFCVARNDGDLETWDICRKTGEPVHVQTISGKLITGLHRGSFDSRFIGVCDYSGAFRIFKEVCDAESSGSERIEWLRKFVDREVERSEEFYGWQDDYLENNEVAVMRREARAAEEARRRHEEAREKFMKDQEAMIRLKAERRALKIPKSKDTILRLENIERMKTVLLQKKGFDPCKLDDARSPMVQQQEEKMMRMIKVQEKVAHRDSYFTQALAVEFPDACADAHEGENVKTCDGLGNVMRVLNDEDEYGRVRGEAMEVLKKNPTIPGFDWNVVMRDSQRRKGSLKK, encoded by the coding sequence ATGCCGACGAATAGTCCGGATTGGCCGTCCAGTTGGTCCCCCCCGTCCAAAAATATCGCGAACCTCGTCGCCATCGAGTTGCCCCACGCGAAACAACTCGAATTAAATTGCGCCAGTAACGAATCCGTCTTCCTGGAATATCCCTGGGCATATGTGCCGCGGGAAGTTCTGTTAAAAATCTCCCAAGAAGCAGACTCCACCCTGGAGTCCCACAGGGCCCAGATCGAGGCATACAAACCGCAAATGCTTTTGCTCGGTTACGCCTCCAGCGAGCTCTGCTCCACGCAGTACGTCCTCTGCTTGACGGAGGAGGTCCGCGACGAGATGGTGAATCGAAATCGTCAGATAACACGAACCATCCACGATCGAGTCTCCAAGATGATGAGGAAAGCGCCCCTCAAGTGTCCAGGCATCTTCGAGGACAACTTAGACCACGACGACACCTTCTTCAGAAGCACAAGATCCCTCTTCGAGATCGAGATCAGCCGCAAGTCGCTAGCCTCCAAGGACTCTCCAAACTTGTCAGACAGACCCAGTGAGTCCACCAGAGACGGCTATTTGGATATCCTCCTGCCCTCCACCTCGCGATTCTCAAACGTCCGGATGAAGCTGGTGACGAAATCCCTGCAGACGAACCTTCCACCGGCTACGACAGGCGTGCAAACCTACCTAGGCTATCCGAAGACCAAGTGGACTCAATACGACGACGCATCGTCACCCGGAGAAAGCAAGAAGCCAGAGGTTGAGAAATCCCGAGAGGAAAGTAGTCTAACAGGTCACTCGGAGGTCATAACTTCGACGGAGGAGAAGACGACACACCAAATGCCGAGTGTTAATGAGACTCTGGAGAAGCAGGCCGAGTCCTTGAACCTCTTCTTCGAAGCGAGTCTTCCGGATATCACAGACTGTATCAGATATAACTCGGAAATAAACATGCACTCCGATGACATCGAGAGCCTTGCCAACTGCGACGGCGGTCCGGAAGCATCAAGAGTGATTGATTATAATCTGCACGAGAGCTGTTCTCTAGTGGATTTCAGGGCCACCAGGGCCAGGGTCATTTCCGACGTCGCTTGGCACCCAAGTCGTCCAGATTACGTCGCTATATGTTACGCTAAAGCCGACAGCTGCGGTGACGATTTTTCGTGTATCTTCACCGACCAAATGGACATCGCAGCGGTGTTGTGGTCATTGACAGACCCGTTGAAGCCCAAGATGTTCCTGGGGGACTGTAAGGATGTAAACGTGATGAGTTTCTGTCCATCTAAGGACTCCGTTCTCGTTGGAGGATCAACAAGCGGACAAATCGTTATGTGGGAGTTGGGTAACATCGACAGCATCACTGAAAGATCAACAAGGGGCTGCCACCGAGTGGATTCATGTGCCTCGTCAGACCCGGGAGATTCTCATCTGCTCCCCATCAGGGCCATTCACTGGCTGCCGACTTGCTGTCGACTCGAGCCCAATGGAAAGATGAACAAGATTCCGGATAACATGAGTATGCAATTCATGACGACTTCCGAGGATGGTACAATCGCCTTCTGGGATCTTCTTTGGCAGCCGAACATGGCGACGACTGCCAAGAATCTGCTGAATATCGTGGCAGCTAAGATGTCGTTGACCGAAGGCTTGGAGAGATTGGACAACATCTTCCGTCCGCACTATCGATTGCATATTGTTCCAGCTAAGGAGACATCCAGCCTCACGGTTTTAGATCTTTCTCCTGCATCTCCGGAGAGTTACGACAGCATTCAGGCTGATACGATTGATCCAGACGCCAATGAGGCGTCCAGGAGATTGTGGGTCAGCACACCTCAGGGGGAACTCCTCTTATGTACCTGGAGGGGGCAGGAATTTGAGGACATCTGTCACGAAAATGTTGATATCACTGATAGATCCGTCTTGATTCATGACGGTCCGCTCGTTAAGATTGTACGATCTCATCACATTAGTGATGTTCTGCTGACAATCGGGGGAAGTGTCTTTGCCATCTGGAAGGACGACTACCTCAGAAGACCCCTCATCTGGAGAAAAGGTAATTGCTTGTACACCAGCTGCTGCTGGTGTGACAAGCCCGGGGTCTTCTGTGTAGCTAGAAATGACGGTGACCTTGAAACATGGGACATATGCCGGAAGACTGGTGAACCGGTCCACGTACAGACTATTTCTGGAAAGTTGATAACGGGACTGCACAGGGGCTCTTTTGATTCGCGGTTTATCGGTGTTTGCGATTACAGCGGTGCTTTTAGAATATTCAAGGAAGTGTGCGACGCCGAGTCCAGTGGATCTGAGAGAATTGAATGGCTGAGGAAGTTTGTTGATCGTGAAGTGGAGAGGAGTGAGGAGTTTTATGGCTGGCAGGACGATTATCTCGAAAATAATGAGGTGGCTGTGATGAGGAGGGAGGCTAGGGCCGCTGAGGAGGCGAGGCGACGCCATGAAGAAGCCAGAGAAAAGTTTATGAAGGATCAGGAGGCGATGATCAGACTCAAAGCCGAACGTCGAGCCCTCAAAATCCCTAAATCCAAGGATACTATTCTGAGGCTGGAGAATATCGAAAGAATGAAGACTGTTTTGTTGCAGAAGAAGGGTTTTGACCCTTGTAAGCTCGATGACGCGAGGTCCCCGATGGTTCAACAACAGGAAGAGAAGATGATGAGGATGATTAAGGTGCAGGAAAAAGTTGCTCATAGAGACAGTTATTTCACGCAAGCGTTGGCGGTTGAATTTCCGGATGCTTGTGCGGACGCCCACGAGGGAGAAAATGTCAAGACTTGTGATGGGCTCGGGAACGTGATGAGAGTTTTGAACGATGAAGATGAATATGGACGGGTGAGGGGGGAAGCGATGGAGGTTCTTAAGAAGAATCCGACGATTCCTGGGTTTGATTGGAATGTCGTGATGAGGGACAGCCAGCGGAGGAAGGGCTCTCTGAAGAAGTAA
- the LOC135161311 gene encoding uncharacterized protein LOC135161311 has translation MSHTVTVRTATVTTSTSSILINTGFMKTYRGILKVLEFILGIICAGIMGYLFDYSVAISPGSLFFFLMVTTFMIGTFILVMSALFSLSSEAMISKTLYEVLYHAIAFGLLLAASINYMMLVNDERRGVTRNYNLHVAAGSMGLVNTVLYLLSTIFGIRSYRGL, from the exons ATGTCGCACACTGTGACTGTGAGGACCGCAACGGTCACCACCAGCACCTCCAGCATCCTCATCAACACGGGATTCATGAAGACTTATCGAGGAATTCTCAAAGTTCTCGAGTTT aTACTGGGAATCATCTGCGCCGGAATCATGGGATATTTATTCGATTACAGCGTTGCTATATCACCCGGGAGTTTGTTCTTCTTCCTCATGGTGACAACTTTCATGATCGGAACTTTCATTCTGGTCATGAGCGCATTGTTTTCGCTATCTTCTGAAGCGATGATCTCCAAAACTCTTTAT GAGGTATTGTACCACGCTATTGCATTTGGTTTGTTGCTCGCCGCATCGATAAACTATATGATGTTGGTAAACGATGAAAGACGAGGGGTTACGAGAAATTATAATCTTCATGTAGCTGCCGGG AGTATGGGATTAGTGAATACCGTACTATACCTTCTCAGTACGATATTCGGAATTCGATCGTACAGAGGGCTGTAA
- the Sing gene encoding protein singles bar — protein MKTSGRPIIRMAPEATYGAGGIECCFCRCCTCIHIEFFKTFPGAVKVAETVISGLIQSLLINYGLRYSATIGSAFEGSLTTSSACFLTSSVLLACYIISKKSYGLIRASLFEMMFNALACFLYITSASYLGFSTKMFLWPQYYITPGFDVYPAMTAAYMLSVVVGCLHGADAYFSFRDYKRR, from the exons ATGAAGACCAGTGGAAGACCGATTATTAGAATGGCTCCGGAGGCGACTTATGGAGCCGGTGGAATAGAGTGCTGCTTCTGTCGGTGCTGCACTTGTATTCACATAGAATTCTTCAAGACTTTTCCTGGGGCTGTCAAAGTAGCTGAGACG GTAATAAGCGGCCTGATCCAGAGCCTATTGATAAATTACGGCCTCCGGTACAGTGCGACCATTGGTTCAGCCTTCGAAGGATCATTGACAACGTCATCGGCCTGTTTTCTGACGTCATCTGTCCTCCTGGCGTGCTAcataatttctaagaaatctTATGGACTCATTCGTGCATCACTATTT gAAATGATGTTCAATGCTCTCGCGTGCTTCCTGTACATAACTTCCGCCTCTTATCTCGGTTTTTCGACAAAAATGTTCTTGTGGCCCCAGTACTACATCACCCCAGGGTTCGACGTGTATCCGGCGATGACTGCGGCATAT ATGCTGAGTGTCGTCGTGGGGTGTTTGCACGGGGCGGACGCGTACTTCTCCTTCCGGGACTACAAGAGAAGATAA
- the LOC135161312 gene encoding uncharacterized protein LOC135161312, whose amino-acid sequence METNFHGNLTGEKNSVGGHEWTTSPPLTPEEEDAVVTLVIIVLGVVIAIIVLFSMGVFLDCKHQRHDSRRKKTRLRMKMPLSPLRKDPEDGKALASDMYLGGTTQFGAIKMTEDAAV is encoded by the exons atgGAGACCAATTTCCATGGAAATTTAACGGGGGAGAAAAATTCGGTGGGAG GTCACGAATGGACAACATCACCTCCACTGACACCAGAAGAAGAAGATGCAGTAGTGACTCTCGTTATCATAGTCCTCGGCGTAGTTATAGCGATTATCGTACTTTTTTCAATGGGGGTTTTCCTCGACTGCAAACACCA AAGGCATGATTCAAGGAGAAAGAAAACACGGTTGAGGATGAAGATGCCTCTGTCTCCTCTGAGGAAAGACCCGGAAGATGGTAAAGCCCTCGCGTCGGACATGTATCTCGGTGGAACGACACAATTCGGGGcgataaaaatgacagaaGACGCAGCCGTTTGA